In Ancylomarina subtilis, the sequence GGCGTCCTGCCATCCCCAGAGGGTTGGTGATGCCCTTATCCTTGTCAACCACATAGTCTTGTGGAATGACATGAAGAATTTGTTCGCCAACCTGAATTGGGATTCTGAAATTTTCTTTCAAGATGGTATCAATATCTTCCTGAGTAATAATTTCAGAACCGTTTTGGATGTATTTAAACTGTCGGTTCTTTAAACTTCTAATATGTTGTCCGGCGATACCAACGTATGCCTTATCAATTCTAAGATTTGTATTCTTTTGTAACTTGTCAACCACTTCGCGGATGGCTTCAATGGTTTGATTAATATTTTGGATAACTCCCTTAACAACTCCTGTCGATTTGGTTTTTTCTAAACCCAGTATTTGAAGTTCTCCGTTGGATGTAACTTTCCCCGCAATGGCAACAATTTTGGTTGTTCCAATATCTATGGCCGCTATAATTTCATTTGTGTTGATCATCCTATTGCCTTTTTGTACATACGATCTGATTCTCGTATTTCAAATTTATCTTTTTGTATTTGTTCCAACCTACGGTTGAAAACCCATCTTTGTATAATGCAAAGAGTTTTGAAAATTTCCTTTCAAAATTGTCGATTTTCCCGAGTTCAATCTTTTGACCACCAACTCTTGGGATTAAAATGTATTCATCATTCGAATCTACATAGATTTGGTTGATTTGTGAAGACCAAAATTCATCTTTTGTGATAAAATTTACGAGGGGGATCAGTTCAGTCTCAATCATTTTATCTTTGATGTGACCTGAAATAACCAAAACTCTTGCTGTATAGTTCGAAGATAGTGGCATTCGTTTCCCTTCCTCGTCAATATAAAAGCCTTTACCTTTTAATAATCGAACAATCGGTTTGCGTTGCTCGATATCGAGATGTAAGCAACCCGAAAGGGAATTAAAAGCTTCGGCATTTTTAACTGATGGGATTTTGTTAATTAAATTTTCTAAATTTTCCTTATTGATACTTGCAGCATTACTACCTATAATGTTGGGATGATTTTTAAGAATAAGCTTTTTGATTTCTGAATCGGAAATAAAATGCGTGTTTAAACTATCAATAATATTGATATCAATACCAGTAATCAGCATGGCATCACTTTTCTTGTTCACGAAGGCAAACGTAAAAATGATGTAGGCTAATAATGCCAAAGTGATTAATATGGGTTTGATTTTTTTTAGCATTTTATTCTTTGATTCATAGTGTGTTCCAGTGGTTTAACGAGCTTGTCGATGTCACCTGCTCCCAAAGTTAATAATACTTCTATTTCGCTCTGTTCAATTTGTTCAATTAATTCTTCTTTTGAGCAAATTCTGCCCTTTTTTGTCATCTTATCTAAGATTAAATTAGAGCTGATACCCTCAATCGGTAATTCCCGGGCAGGGTAAATATCCAACAAAATAATTTCATCTAACAGATCTAAACTTTCCGCAAATCCATCGGCAAAATCACGAGTTCGGGTATACAGATGAGGCTGAAATATGCCTGTGATTTTTTTATTAGGATAAATAGCTTTGACCGATGAAATACTTTCCCAAAGTTCCTTTGGATGATGTGCATAGTCATCAATAAAGACTAAATTTTCACTCTTGATTCGATAGTCGAAGCGTCGACGAACGCCCTTAAAATTATTCAGAGCAAATCGGAGTTCATCCTGACTGACCCCACAAATTAATGCAACGGCGCTTGCGGCAATTGCATTTTCAACATTTATCCGACCCGGATATGAAAGCTTTAATCCTTCGATACATCCTTCCGGATGTACCAGATCGAATTGATATAAACCTTGAACCAACTTTAGGTTTTTGGCATAGAAATCAGCTTCTTCCTCTAAGGAATATGAATAAAGATTGACATCAGATGGCTTTAGAGGCAGGCCTTTTTTGTGTACCAAATGACCACCTTTCTTTATTTGTCTGACATAATCTTGGAATGTTTTCTCCAATTCCTCTTTCTTACCATAGATATCCAGATGGTCAGCATCCATTGATGTGACAACGGCTACCTGAGGATGAAGTTGAAGAAAGGATCGGTCGAATTCATCCGCTTCTAAAACCACCCAGGGACTTGTTTTTGACAAAAGCAGGTTGGTGTTGTAATTTCTTGAAATACCACCTAAAAAGGCGTTGCAATCCAAAGCAGAACTTTTAAATATATGGGCAGTTAAACTGGATACGGTCGTTTTACCATGTGTACCAGCAATACCGACGCCATTCAAAGGATCAGACAAAAAACCCAAAACCTGGGCTCTCTTCATCAGAAGAAAATTTTCCTTTTTGAAGAAAGTCAACTGTTCGTGGTTGGATGGAATGGCGGGGGTGTAGACCACCAAGGTCTCCTCTTTGTTGAGATAAATTTCTGGAATTTGCTGAATGCCATCGTTAAATACAATACCAATGCCTTCTTTCTCTAATTCACCCGTAAGTAAGGTTTGAGTTTTGTCATAACCATACACATTTTTCCCAATGGCCTTGAAATAGCGTGCAATTGCACTCATGCCAATGCCTCCAATGC encodes:
- a CDS encoding cell division protein FtsQ/DivIB produces the protein MLKKIKPILITLALLAYIIFTFAFVNKKSDAMLITGIDINIIDSLNTHFISDSEIKKLILKNHPNIIGSNAASINKENLENLINKIPSVKNAEAFNSLSGCLHLDIEQRKPIVRLLKGKGFYIDEEGKRMPLSSNYTARVLVISGHIKDKMIETELIPLVNFITKDEFWSSQINQIYVDSNDEYILIPRVGGQKIELGKIDNFERKFSKLFALYKDGFSTVGWNKYKKINLKYENQIVCTKRQ
- the murC gene encoding UDP-N-acetylmuramate--L-alanine ligase, coding for MMNIKDFKNIYFVGIGGIGMSAIARYFKAIGKNVYGYDKTQTLLTGELEKEGIGIVFNDGIQQIPEIYLNKEETLVVYTPAIPSNHEQLTFFKKENFLLMKRAQVLGFLSDPLNGVGIAGTHGKTTVSSLTAHIFKSSALDCNAFLGGISRNYNTNLLLSKTSPWVVLEADEFDRSFLQLHPQVAVVTSMDADHLDIYGKKEELEKTFQDYVRQIKKGGHLVHKKGLPLKPSDVNLYSYSLEEEADFYAKNLKLVQGLYQFDLVHPEGCIEGLKLSYPGRINVENAIAASAVALICGVSQDELRFALNNFKGVRRRFDYRIKSENLVFIDDYAHHPKELWESISSVKAIYPNKKITGIFQPHLYTRTRDFADGFAESLDLLDEIILLDIYPARELPIEGISSNLILDKMTKKGRICSKEELIEQIEQSEIEVLLTLGAGDIDKLVKPLEHTMNQRIKC